The genomic DNA TTAAAAACAGGGGCAAGGCTTCCGAATAATTGTTTTTTTCAAAAAAGTAGTTTGCATTTTCAAACAATATTGTGTAATTTTTATCCTGCGCAATGGATGCATAACAGATAAAAAAATAGATTAAAGTAAAAATTTTTTTCATAAGACAAAATTTTATTAACAATCAATGTCTATAAATAAAACTGAGTAAAATTAATACAAATATTAATTTATTTAGAAGTTTTCTAAAAAAAATTTTGATATAAATTACAAAATGAGTTACTTAATGCAAATCTTTTACATTTAATAAAACATTAAAATATTTTGATGGATTTGTATTGGATTTCCGGTATTTGGAGACGAGGCTTTCTTTTGTAAAGATAGCGCATAAAGTATTTGAAACATGATACAAATTGTCACGATATTCCGCAGGACATCCATCAAGTATTCCGGCCAGCACATTAAAACGGGGTGTTTCAGTCGTTAATCCGTAATCGTGCCACACAATTACAGAATTATTATCTTTAAGAAGTTTAAATGCGTTTTTAGTGTCACTGGCAATAACTTCTGTATGATGGTCGCCATCAATAAAAATCAAGTCGAATTTTTTATTAAGTGAAGAAAAATCAAAAGTCATAGAATTTGCCTGAATATGAGTAACATTAGGCAGGCCTTTTGAAAAAAAACGATGCATTTCGATATAGGAATCATCCATTCCAAGGTGCAGCATTTCTTCATCAGGAAGATTAATAGTGAAGCAGTTTTTAACCAGGGGGGATACATTGGCTGCGCTTTCCCCGCGCCAGGTCCCTATTTCAAGGTAATTCACCACATTATTTTTACGGCAAATTGCCCGGAGCAATGCCAGGTCGGTTGGTAGCGAAGAGCCTTCAAGAAAACTATAGGGTGTTACTTCTTCATGGCTATTAATAAAATTAGAAATATCTATTGTAGGCAAACCTGCTGACATATGATATTTCTTTTCAATATAATTCTGTTTCACAGTTTCGTCATCGCAGATAAGGTTCAGCAAATATGGTTTGCGTAAAATCAAGCCTACGGCCTTTAACGCTTTAAAGAAATTACTCATTTCAAAGTATTTTTATTCTTGTAAAAATATTGTTTTATCATGATATAGTAGCCGGAAAAATATTTAGGTAGAGGTAAAAGGGAGATGAGTTTTATTTTTGATTCACGGCAAAAATACCAGCTCACAAAAACCGTAGTAGCAAAATAAGAAAGGCTTGCAGTTGCAGCAGCACCAAAATATCCAAACCTGGGAATAAGAATATAGGAAAGTGCAATGGTAATAATTAAACCTATGCCTGAGCCAATGGTGTTGACATAATATTTACCGCTGCCTGAAAAATAATGGCCAAGTATCAGTGCGTTGACAAAAACTAAGATACCCGGTGCCACCAACCACATGATACGGTTTATGTCTGAAAAATCTTTGCCAAAAAGAAAAGTGTAAAAAGAAGATGGAAGTAAAACGATGGGAAGCAAAACAATAAATGTTACCAGTAAGCTGATACGCAGTAATTCGGCACTCAGGTTTTGATTGAATTTTTTGTCCTCGCTGTTGGCAATTTTTGAGTATTGAACCAAAGCCACGCTGCCGCTTATCATCCACACCGACTCAATCAGCGAGAGTCCATTGGAATATACCCCGACAGCTTTATATCCTGAAAATGACTCAAGGAAATAATAGCTTACCCTGAAACTCAGGAGTTGGGTGATGTGAGCCAGCTGGTTCATAAATCCATAACGGAAAAGCATTTTAATGGCTGTCGCTGACGGCATGTTGTTTACACTTGCTTTGGTAAAATAGGGGAATAAAAAAATCATGCTTACTGCGAATGTCAGCGCATAGGCAATATACAAAGAATAGATGTATGCATGGATATCAATATAATTTTCAATAATAAAGAAAAACAACAACGCAAGAAGAGTTAATAATACCTGTAGGAAACTAATGGTATTGGCCGCTTTGATGTTTTCTTTCCCGAGCAGCACCGAGCTGTTTACCGAAGTGAATGAGTTGAGTGCGGCAAGCGTAACTACATGAAAAATATATTTTGATTCAAGAAGCGGGAATGTCAAAAATACTCCTACGGCCAAAGCGCTGATAATAATACTCCAGATGTATGATGGGAAAAGGAGTTTTTTTAAAGGAAGTTTTGGTGATAAATAAACCAGTGAAGCGCCGCCTACTATGTTTGAAAACAATAATACCAGCGCGATAGTGGTTATGATAATGCCCTGTTCTCCTTTGCCACCGGCACCCAGGTATTGTGAAATAACTATTGCTATCAGCAAATTAATTATTGCCGAAGAGAGTCTGACACCGAAGGTTTTAAATATTTTTAGGAACACATTTTTTATGTTATATTATTTATGGAGTCAGAATTCAGGATGAAGAATTTAGAATGGAGTTACGATATGCTTCTATCAGTTTACTAACTTCTTCTGCCTTTTCAAGTAACGAATCATTTTTCCCATAATTTAAATCATTCGCTAATATAAAATAATACCGGCATTCTTCCAATGAGCCCTGTGCAATATTCATAAATCTAATTTTGTCTGGCTTGCCTCTTTTCTTAAATCCTTCAGCAATATTAGCGGCGACAGATACAACGGCTCTTCTTAATTGCGATGTCAGTCCAAACATTTCTTTACTTGAAAATTTTTCACTGTAATTATAAACCAATAAAACCAATTTGTGTGCTTTCTGCCAAACAATTAAATCTGTAAAACTTTTTGCAGGTAATCTATCCATATAAAAAAATTCTAAATTCTAAATACTAACTCCGAATTCAACAATATGCTTACATTATAAAAAAAAATCAGTTTTTATACTCAAACAGCTCCTATAAATATTTATAATCTTTTTTCCTACAACTTCATATGAGAAATGTTTTTCAGCATAATTCCTTATTTCATTTTTATCATAACTGCTGCATTTGCCAAGCATAATTTCAAGCTGAGCAATAAGAGCGTTTATATCCTGTGCTTCAACAAGAATGCCGTTTGATTCATTAACATGCTCAGCGATGCCGCCGACATGAGTTGTCAATACCGGCAAGCCGCATGCCATAGCTTCGGCAATGACACAGGGAAAATTTTCATAATTACTGAACAAAAGCAGAAAATCACAATTTTGCATGATGGCAGCTACTTCGGATGTGTTTTTTTGCCCGTGAAAAACCAGCTTATCAGACAGTTGCAGCTCTTCAATTTTGCTTTGGTATTGTCTGTAATCACCATCGCTGATGATATCAATGACAAAATCACTCCGTCTGGTGGAAAGCTGATTAAGCGCATCTAAGATGCCGCAGAAATTTTTCTGTTTCTCATCAAACGATGAAACATGAATGATGTGCTTTACACTGCTATTATTTTTTTGAGCCGGAACAAAAAGCGACGTATCCACTACATTTGGCACAACATGATAATTACCTTTAAACCCGAGTTCTTTCATTGAGTTTTCAAGGTCTTTGGTAACAGGCAATACCGCTGCTGCATTTCTTATGATACGTTTTAATAAGTGTTTCTTAAGCAGGCTTGTTTTCATGGGATACTCGGGCAAATAGCCAGCCCAGTGTTCCGTGAATACGTAAGGAATTCTTTTGTAATTTTTCAAAAATAAAAAAATAATACCCAGAGGAAGAAGTACATTGGCATGGATGATGTTAGGGGTTCTGAATTTTTTCTGCACCAGACGATACCCTGTTTTGTATGCATTAAGATATTTGAAAAATCTGGCAGGCGGGAAGAGGCACTTTTTAAGGTAAATAGTTATCGTGTTGATATTCCCGTTTTTTTCTTCAATTATTTCGGGTTTGGCGGACAAAACATGTTTGTCGAAACATACATGCAATACGCACACATCGGCAAATTCAGAAACTGCTTCGGCATGTTTCTGGACAAAATTGCCCAGAGTTGGTTTAACACGGTTGGGATACCAACTTGAAACGAACAAAACTTTTAATCGCTGCGTTTCCATAAATGCAAAAGTAATGTAAAAACGTATTTTTCTTCATCTTATTTTTACGGAATAATTTTGCAGCTCTGAAAAAAAATATTAATTTTGCAGCCTAATATGGAGGATGTAGCTCAGCTGGTTAGAGCATCAGATTGTGGTTCTGAGGGTCGTGGGTTCGAACCCCATCTTCCTCCCAAAAAGTCCTGAAAAATCAGGACTTTTTTTATTGGAAACGAAACGCTGACTTCGAGAGCCTCAAGCAGCGGTTGTGATTATTTTTTTCTTTTATTTTTCACAGTGGCTGATGCCCCCGAAGCCCCGACAATGTGCCAGCCTGTGTGTGTGGCTATAATTTTAATATTTTTTTAAATTCAAAAGTTTTACCATTTTCGAGTTTAATTAGATAAACTCCCGGAGTAAAATTACTTGTTTGAACAGTCGTTTTCTCAACTAAATTACCTTTGAATACAAGTTGACCAATAGCATTAAGAATTTCAAAGTTTAACATTTCATTATTCCCTTTTATTTCAATAATTAATTCGTTGGAAACAGGATTTGGATAAATATGAATGTTATTATTATTTGATAAATCAGAAAAACCGGTCATAGCAACATAGAGCACATTTGAAGTATCAGAAATGCAACCTAATGTATCTGTCAATATTACAAAATAATAGCCTGTCATGGTTGGAGTAAATATTTGAGAGGTTTCTCCTGGAATTAATTCATAATCAAAATACCATTGATTACCTATAGGTGAAGTAGAATGCAAATCATTACCGTCTTGATAAATCTCTGGTGCTGCTGGTGGAGTTGAAATAGTAACTATAATGCTGTCTATTGTTGTACAAAAACCATCAGAAACTGTTACTGTATATATTTCAGTGGATAAAGGGTAAAAAGGAACACCTTGAGTAATTCCATTACTCCATAAATAAGAATTACCACCTGATGCAATTAATGTTATACTTGAACCTGGGCAAATTACGGTATCATTCCCTGCATTAGCAGGAGGAGCAGGAATAATGGTGATACCTAATACTGAAGTAGCGCCATCACCACACGAATTTGTGCCTTTAACGGTAATATTTCCGGATGATGCAGAAACACCGTAATTCACAGTAATACTGTTTGTCGTACTTGTTCCGGTTGCACCGCTTGGCAAGGTCCAAACATAAGAAGTTGCATTTGTAATTGCAGGCACAGTAT from Bacteroidales bacterium includes the following:
- a CDS encoding class I SAM-dependent methyltransferase; protein product: MSNFFKALKAVGLILRKPYLLNLICDDETVKQNYIEKKYHMSAGLPTIDISNFINSHEEVTPYSFLEGSSLPTDLALLRAICRKNNVVNYLEIGTWRGESAANVSPLVKNCFTINLPDEEMLHLGMDDSYIEMHRFFSKGLPNVTHIQANSMTFDFSSLNKKFDLIFIDGDHHTEVIASDTKNAFKLLKDNNSVIVWHDYGLTTETPRFNVLAGILDGCPAEYRDNLYHVSNTLCAIFTKESLVSKYRKSNTNPSKYFNVLLNVKDLH
- a CDS encoding polysaccharide biosynthesis C-terminal domain-containing protein; this translates as MFLKIFKTFGVRLSSAIINLLIAIVISQYLGAGGKGEQGIIITTIALVLLFSNIVGGASLVYLSPKLPLKKLLFPSYIWSIIISALAVGVFLTFPLLESKYIFHVVTLAALNSFTSVNSSVLLGKENIKAANTISFLQVLLTLLALLFFFIIENYIDIHAYIYSLYIAYALTFAVSMIFLFPYFTKASVNNMPSATAIKMLFRYGFMNQLAHITQLLSFRVSYYFLESFSGYKAVGVYSNGLSLIESVWMISGSVALVQYSKIANSEDKKFNQNLSAELLRISLLVTFIVLLPIVLLPSSFYTFLFGKDFSDINRIMWLVAPGILVFVNALILGHYFSGSGKYYVNTIGSGIGLIITIALSYILIPRFGYFGAAATASLSYFATTVFVSWYFCRESKIKLISLLPLPKYFSGYYIMIKQYFYKNKNTLK
- a CDS encoding glycosyltransferase, coding for METQRLKVLFVSSWYPNRVKPTLGNFVQKHAEAVSEFADVCVLHVCFDKHVLSAKPEIIEEKNGNINTITIYLKKCLFPPARFFKYLNAYKTGYRLVQKKFRTPNIIHANVLLPLGIIFLFLKNYKRIPYVFTEHWAGYLPEYPMKTSLLKKHLLKRIIRNAAAVLPVTKDLENSMKELGFKGNYHVVPNVVDTSLFVPAQKNNSSVKHIIHVSSFDEKQKNFCGILDALNQLSTRRSDFVIDIISDGDYRQYQSKIEELQLSDKLVFHGQKNTSEVAAIMQNCDFLLLFSNYENFPCVIAEAMACGLPVLTTHVGGIAEHVNESNGILVEAQDINALIAQLEIMLGKCSSYDKNEIRNYAEKHFSYEVVGKKIINIYRSCLSIKTDFFL
- a CDS encoding four helix bundle protein — translated: MDRLPAKSFTDLIVWQKAHKLVLLVYNYSEKFSSKEMFGLTSQLRRAVVSVAANIAEGFKKRGKPDKIRFMNIAQGSLEECRYYFILANDLNYGKNDSLLEKAEEVSKLIEAYRNSILNSSS